ATACGCATCCGCGCAGTATCCAGCGGGCGGCGTACGCTGGGAACAACCCCGGCGGCGATTCCCGCCGTGAGACGGGAGGCCCGTCATGTCCGTCCGGCCGCGTCGTCTGTTCTCTCTTGTGGTGCCGGTCCTCTCTGCCGCCGCGTTATGCGTGCTCTTCCTGCCGTCGGTCGCCTCGGCGCAGTCGTCGGGCGGGGCCGGCTCGGCGAGCGGCGCCGCGGGCCGGTACATCGACCCGGGCATGAACGCGGGCGCCTCCATGGGCGCGACGACGACGGCCTCCGGCGGGTTCCCGGCGAGTACGGGGACCGCCACGGGCTTCACCACCACGTCCGGCAGCACGGGGACGACGACCGGCGACGGCGATGTCGGCTGGCGGCCGGTGCTGCTCGTCCTCGGCGGCGTGTTCCTGGTCTACTTCCTCGCCGGCCGGGCGTTGCGCCTGATCGGCGCCGCGGCGGGCACCGTACGCCGCCGCCGCGGGCGCTGACGGCGGTCCCGGCCGTACCTCCCCTTCGCTCACGACCCACGCGTCCCGCAGTGTTCCCTTCCGCGTCACCCGCATATAGGACCCGTGTAGCACCGTCTCAGCGATGAACCGACGCGAAGGGACCGCACCCGTGGACAGACGCGACCTGTTGAAGCTCTCGGCGGCCACCGCCGGAGCGATGACGCTCGCCCCCGTGAGCTTCGCCCGCGCGGCGGACGGCGCGGACGCCGGCGCCGCCGGCGCCGAGGACAGCCGGACCGTCACCGGCCATCTGGAGCCGGGCGCACCGGACTTCGTCTACCTGCCCGTCGACGTGCCGCGCGGGGTGCGCGAGATCCACGTCGCGTACCGCTACGACCGCCCCCAGGTGCCCGCGGGCACGACGGGCAACGCCCTGGACATCGGCATCTTCGACGAGCGCGGCACCCGCGACGGCGGCCGGGGCTTCCGCGGCTGGTCGGGCGGCTTCCGCACGGAGTTCGCGATCAGCGCGGACCGGGCGGCGACGACACCCGCGTATCTGCCGGGGCCGGTACGGGCCGGCCGCTGGCACGTGGTGCTCGGCCCGTACACGATCGCCCCGCAGGGTCTCGGCTACGAGGTGACGATCACCCTGCGCTACGGCCCGGCGGGCGAGACCGCACCGCCGCGGTTCCCGCCGGAGCGCGCCAAGGGCCGCGGCCGGGCGTGGTACCGCGGGGACTGCCACCTGCACACGGTGCACTCGGACGGCGCCCGTACGCCCGCGGAGACCGCGGCGGCGGCGCGGGCGGCGAAGCTCGACTTCCTCACGACGACCGAGCACAACACGTCCTCCGGGCACGCCGCGTGGGACGGGCTGTGGGGCGACGACCTGCTCGTGCTCTGCGGCGAGGAGGTGACGACGCGCAACGGGCACTACCTGGCGGTCGGCACCGACCCGGGCGTCTTCGTCGACTGGCGCTACCGGGCGCGGGACGACGCGTATCCGCGTTACGTGCGGCAGATCCACGCGGCCGGCGGGCTGGTCGTGCCGGCGCACCCCAACTGCCCGTTCGTCGGCTGCCAGTGGAAGTTCGGCTACGAGGGCGCCGACGCGGTCGAGGTGTGGAACGGGCCGTGGACGACGGACGACGAGCTGGCGGTGGCAGCCTGGGACAACGCCCTGACGGCGGGCCGCGAGGGCGGCGGCCCGATGGACTGGCTGCCGGCGGTGGGCAACAGCGACGCGCACCGTGACGGCCAGGTCGTGGGCCTGCCGCAGACGGTGGTGCTGGCCGACGACCTGTCCCGGCAGGCGCTCCTGGCGGGCCTGCGCGCGGGGCGGAGCTGGCTGGCGGAGTCGGCGGACGTGGACGTGGAGTTCACGGCGTCGGGCCCGCGGGGCGAGCACGCGGGCATCGGGGAGCGGCTGCGGGCGGCGCCGGACGGAAGGGTGACGGTACGGCTGAAGGTCACCGGCGGCCCGGCGAAGGCGCAGGTCCGCTTCATGACGGACGAGGGCCAGTTGTACGCGACGACGCTCGCGGACGGCGCGGGGACGGTGGAGTGGCAGACGACGCCGTCGTACGCGGCGTTCGTCCGCGCAGAGGTCCGCCACCCGGCGGCGGACGGCGGGGCGAGCGGGCTGCCGGGGGCGATGGCGGCGATGACGAACCCGATCTGGCTGGGCCGCTGAGGCCGGAGCGCGGGGCAGCGGCGCACCTCCGGTGGCGGAATACCGGAGGGACGCCGCTGCCGCTCGGGGCAGGCCGGGAGTGCGGGGACCACGTCCCCCGCACTCCCGCCCCAGGGTAGGCCGCCCCTCTGACAAGCGACCCCCGGCGGGCGGGCCGGCCCCCCGTTCCCGTAAAGCCGGAACGACCGGAAGGAGAACGGGGCCACTACCGCAGCCCTCGTAGCACGCCTTCCGAATTCGGACACCCCTGTTTCGGCTCTGCCCGAACAGGCACGGCCTCTTCAGGACATATAGAATCCAGCCGAGCTGACGCGTGCGACAGGCTTGGCCTCTGTGGTCGTCCGAAGTGATCGTCTTCGCCAAGGTGGTCGGCGGGGGCACACCACAACGCACTCCTGACGAGGCGTCAGCTCACGCGCGGTGCGTGGCCGGGGGCGCACGGCGAGGATCACACGCCGCGCCTTCGCGCGGGGTGTGCTCCCGAAGGCCGAAAAACGTCCACTTACTGGGCCATTGGCCCAGCCAGAGCGCTGTCGTTGCTGACTAAAACACCCCCGGCAGGGCAGACTTGGCTATCTGGAATCACCGGGACCGGGGAGGGGGCGGCCATGGCCCACGAAGACGAGACGAGTGCGCTGCGCTTCGCCGTGCTCGGTCCCGTCCGTGCCTGGCGCGGCGAGGAGTCCCTCCCGGTCGGTGCGCCGCAGCAGCGCGCGATGCTCGCGGCGCTGCTCCTGCGCGGCGGTCGTACGGCCACGGCCCAGGAGCTGGTCGACGGCATCTGGGGCGAGGAGCCGCCGCCGCGCGCGGTGTCCGCCCTGCGGACGTACGCGTCCAGGCTCCGCCGGACCCTCGGCGCCGACGCCCTGGTCAGCGAGGCCGGCGGCTACGCGATCCGGGCCCACGGCACCGAGGTCGACATCGCCACCGCGGAGGAGCTGGCCCGCGCCGCCGAAACCGCCGCCGCGGCGGGCGACTTCGCCAAGGCCCGCGAGCTGTACGCGGGCGCGCTCGCCCAGTTCACCGGCGAACCGCTCGGCGGCGTGCCGGGCCCGTACGCCGACTGGCACCGCGACCGCCTCGAAGAGCTGCGCCTGTCCCTGCTGGAGCACCGCATCGAGCTGGACCTCGACGCCGCCCGGCACGCGGAGGCCGTCTCCGAGCTGACGGCGCTGACCGCGGGCCACCCTTTGCGGGAACGGTTCCGCGAGCTGCTGATGCTCGCGCTCTACCGCAGCGGCAGGCAGGCCGAGGCCCTGGCGGTCTACGCGGACACCCGCCGCCTGCTCCAGGACGAACTCGGCGTCGACCCCCGCCCGGAGCTGGCCGAACTCCAGCAGCGCATCCTCCAGGCCGACGAGGATCTGGCCGCCCCGAAGACCGAACCCCTCGCGGGCGACGCGCCGTTCCGCGTCGTACGCCCGGCGCAACTGCCGGCGACGGTCTCGGACTTCACCGGCCGCGTCGGCGTTGTGGAGGAACTGGGCAAGGAGCTGGCGAACGCGCCGGACACGGTGATGGCGGTGTCGTCGGTCTCCGGCATCGGCGGGGTGGGCAAGACGACGCTGGCCGTGCACGTCGCGCACGCGGCGCGGGAGTCCTTCCCCGACGGCCAGCTCTACGCAGACCTCCAGGGCTCGGGCCCGTCCCCGGCCGAACCGGCCGCCGTCCTCGGCGCGTTCCTCCGCGCCCTGGGCACCCCGGACGCGGACATCCCCGAGCCGGTCGACGAACGCGCCGCGCTCTACCGCTCGGTGCTCGCGGGCCGCCGCATACTGACCCTCCTCGACAACGCCCGTGACGCCGCCCAGATCCGCCCCCTGCTCCCCGGCACGGAGGGCTGCGCGGCGCTGATCACGTCCCGCACGAGGATGACGGACCTGGCCGGCGCGCACCACGTCGACCTGGACGTGATGGCCCCGGACGAGGCGCTGCTGCTCTTCACCCGCATCGTGGGCGCCGAACGCGTCGACCCGGAACGCGACGCCGCCATGGACGTGGTGGCCGCCTGCGGCTTCCTCCCCCTGGCCATCCGCATCGCGGCCTCCCGCCTGGCGGCACGCCGCACGTGGACGGTGTCGGTACTGGCCCGCAAGCTGTCGGACGAACACCGCCGCCTGGACGAACTCCGGGTGGGCGACCTGGCGGTGAAGGCCACGTTCGAACTGGGCTACGGCCAGCTCGAACCGGAACAGGCCCGCGCGTTCCGCCTCCTGGGCCTGGCCGACGGCCCGGACATCTCGGTTACCTCGGCGGCGGCGATCGTCGACCGTACAGCGGAGGACGCAGAGGAACTCCTGGAAGACCTGGTCGACGCCAGCCTCGTGGAATCCGCGGCCCCGGGCCGCTACCGCTACCACGACTTGGTGCGGCTTTTCGCCCGCGACTGCGCAGAGCGCGAAGAGCCCGCGAACGAGCGCGAGGCGGCGCTGTCGCGACTGCTGGACTTCTACATAGCCACCGCAGCCAAGGCGTACGAACTCAGTCGCCCCGGTGACACGTTGACCAAGCATCTCTCCCCGCTGAGCCTCCAGGGATTGGCCTTCGAGAGCAGGGAGGCTGCACACGACTGGCTCTTCTCGGAGGCAGCTTGCCTACTGGCTACGGTGAGGCAGCTCGCTGAAGGCAGCACCCTGGCTCGTACGGTCGATCTCCTCCTGGCCGCCAAAGATCTGGCGGAGTCGGGGGCGTACTCGCTGCAGTTCGTTCGTATGGCCACGACGGTGCTGGAAGTTGCGCAGGCCGCCGCCGACACTCGCAGTCAAGGCCGAGCACACTTGGTGCTGACGTTCTCCCACGTATTCTCCGGCCGATTCGAACAGGCAAACGTACACGCGACGCATGCCCTACTGCTCACACGCGCTGACGAGGACGTATGGGTAGGCGGTGAGGCGGCTAACCTCCGAGGCTTCATCGCCGACTTGCAGGGCAAGACCGGCCAGGCGAAGGAGCACCTGGAATCGGCTCTCGAGTCCTACCGTGCGGACGACAACCTGGAAGGCGAGTCGAGCGCACTCAGCAATCTCTCGCGCCTGCACCTCAGCATGGGGTTCACGGCTTCCGCGATCGATCTCGCCGAGCAGGCTCTCACCGTCCAACGGAGGATGGGGGTGAGCTTCCGTATAGCGAACATCATGTATGCGCTCGGGATCGCGCTCACCGAAGCCGGGCGCTATGAGGACGCTTTCGCCGAGTTGCGCAAGGCCCTTGAGATCTTCCGAGAGAACCGGATGAGCCTCTGGGACGGGATGACCCTCTTCCGGATGGCCCAGGCCGAACTGGCCTGGGAGCATCCGGCGGAGTCTGCCGCCCTCGCCGAGCAGGCACTTGCCCGGCTCCAGGGCATCGGTGGCGACTGGCACCGCGCCCACATCCTCACCGACCTCGGGCGGGCTCTCGACCAGCTTGGACAGTCGGATCGCGCCCGTGCCTGCTGGAGCGAAGCGCTTGGCCTGCACGAGAAGGCGCAGTCGCCCGACGCCGATCGCGTGCGAGCGCTTCTCGCTACCGCATCGATCTCCTGAGCTCATCAACGGCGACGTTCATCGAACGTTTATCACCACCGGTCACCATTCTTGTCATAGGCCCGTCACCCGGGGGATGCCGGGCCGAGCGGTTGGCCGCCTCACTATTAAGGTGATCGGCTACGCGTTATCCGCCCGGCGGCCCGCGGGGGAGTCGCTGGGCGGTTCGCCGCTCAAGCACCGCAACCCAAACAGGGGGAGGAGTCCAGGAAGTGCCGGAGAACAGGGAAAACGAGGCAACAGCCCGCAAGAAGAAGATCCAGATCGTCCCGCCCGAGGACGACATGGCAGCACCCGTGGAGACCACCGATCCGAAGACGGACGACGACTCGACCGGAGTCCCGAAACCGCTTGGTGACCACAAGCCCTGAGTGCTGCACGAAAACCGGCCCGAGGGGGGGGCCGAAACGGCCCGGTCGTGGCAGCAAGATGGGGACTGCTGCGGCCGGGCCTTCCTCTTGTCCCGGAGCGTGACTTGCCTTCTCTCATCCAACCCGCACGTCGACATCGGGCCGTGCGAGCCGACGCTGCTGACACGGCGCCGCGCCCCACGGCAGGCTGTCGAAACGGGACTCGGTGTACCGGAGGGGGTGGGGTACGGCTGAGGGGCGGGCCGTCGCGCGGGGTGCTGTGGTGTACTTCGCGGTGCTCGGGCCCGTCGCGGCGTGGCGTGGTGCCGCGCCCGTCAACGTCGGGCCCCCGCAGCAGCGCACCGTCCTCGCCGCCCTGCTCATCGGCTCCGGCCACCACGCCACCACCCACGAACTCGTCGACGCCCTCGGGGGCGAGGACCCGCCGCGCGACGCCGTCGGGACGGTACGTACACACGTCTCCCGGCTCCGCAAGGCACTCGGCCCGGACGCCGACCTCATCACCGGCCAGGCCGGCGGCTACGTCCTGCGGCCCGGAGCCGGCGCCGTGCCGGACGTGGCGATCGCCGAAGAGGCCGTCGCCCTGGCCGACGCGGCGGCGCACGACGGCGACGCCGGACGGGCCCGGTCGCTGCTCCGCGAGGCCCTCGGCCTCTGGGACGGCGGACCGCTCGCCGGCCTGCCCGGAACGTTCGCCGAGACCGAGCGCGCGCGGCTCACCGAGTGGCGGCTGTCGCTGCTGGAGCGCCGGCTCGCCCTCGGCATCGAGTCGCACGACTACGCCGAGGCGATCTCGGAGCTGACGGCGTTGACGGCGGCGTATCCGCTGCGGGAGCGGTTCAGGGAGTTGCTGATGCTCTCGCTCTCCCGCAGCGGCCGGCAGGCCGAGGCGCTGGCGGTCTCCACGGACAGCCGGCGGCTCTCCATCGATGAGCTGGGCGTCGAGCCCGGCCCGAAGTTGGCGGAACTGCAGCAGCGGATCCTCCGGGGAGGTGAGCAGCCCGTGGCACCAGCGGCCACCACGACCGCGCGGTTGTCGCCTGCTCAGTTGCCGGCAAGACTGGCGGACTTCACGGGCCGCGACGCGTTCGTCGACGAGCTGGGCAAGCAGTTGGAACAGGCGTCCGGCATGGTGATGGCGGTGTCGTCGGTCTCGGGCATCGGCGGTGTCGGCAAGACGACGCTGGCCGTGCACGTGGGGCATGCGGTACGGGATTCGTTCCCGGACGGGCAGTTGTACGCGGACCTCCAGGGCGCGGGTGCGTCACCGGCGGAACCGGCCGCCGTCCTCGGCTCGTTCCTCCGTTCGCTGGGCACCCCGGACGCCGAGATCCCCGAGCCGCTGGAGGAACGCGCCGCGCTCTTCCGGTCGACGCTCGCGGGCCGCCGCGTCCTGACCCTGCTCGACAACGCCCGCGACGCCGCCCAGGTACGCCCCCTCCTGCCCGGCACGGAGGGCTGCGCCGCGGTGATCACCTCCCGCGCCCGCATGACGGACCTGGCCAGCGCCCACCACGTGGACCTCGACGTGATGGCCCCGGACGAAGCGCTGCTGCTCTTCACCCGCATCGTCGGCGCCCACCGCGTCACCCCGGAGCGCAACGCGGCGATGGACGTCGTCGCGGCCTGCGGCTTCCTGCCCCTGGCGATACGCATCGCCGCCTCCCGGCTGGCCGCCCGCCGCACGTGGACGGTCTCCGTCCTGGCCCGCAAGCTGTCGGACGAACACCGCCGCCTGGACGAACTCCGGGTGGGCGACCTGGCGGTGAAGGCCACGTTCGAACTGGGCTACGGCCAACTGGAACCGGAACAGGCCCGCGCGTTCCGCCTCCTGGGCCTGGCCGACGGTCCGGACATCTCGCTGAGCGCGGCGGCCGCGATCCTGGACCGTACGGAGGACGACGCGGAAGACCTCCTGGAAACCCTGGTGGACACCAGCCTCCTGGAATCCGCAGCCCCGGGCCGCTACCGCTACCACGACCTCCTCCGCCTCTTCGCCCGCGCCTGCGCACACCGCGAGGAACCGGAAGCGGAACGGGACGCCGCGCAGTCACGTCTCCTGGACCACTACCTCGCCGCCGCCGCCCGCGTGTACGAACTCGGCCGCCCCGGCGACACGCTGGTCAAGCACCTCAGCCCGGTGGTCCACGCCGGCCCGTGTTTCGACGACCGTCAGGCGGCACAGGACTGGCTCTTCAGCGAAGCGGAGTGCCTGCTCGCCGCCGTGCGCCAGTTCGCCCACGGCGACTCGCTGCCGCGCACGGTCGGTCTGCTGCTCGCCACCAAGGACCTCGCGGAGTCCGGCCTCTACTCCCCTCGGTTCGTGCCCCTGGCCACGGCCGTGATCCAGGCGGCGGAGCAGCGGGGCGACATCCGCAGCCAGGCCCGTGCCCACGTCGTTCTGTCGTCGGCCCACCAGTTCACGGGCCGGTTCGAACTGTCGTACGAGCACGCGGGTCACGCCTGTCGCCTGGCCGGTGCCTGCAACGACATCTGGACGGCCGGCGAGGCCGCGAACGACCGCGGGGTCACGGCTTCCCTTCTGGGAAACCTGGACGACGCCCGGTACTACCTGGACCAGGCCCTTGTCGCCTACCGCGCGGACGGGAACCTGAATGGGGAGTCCTACGCGCTGGGCAATCTTGCGCGCGTACATCTCGACGCGGGTGCTACGGCTACGGCAATCGAAATGGCCCAGCAGACCGTGGAGATCGATCGGCAGGCCGGTGCACTGCTCCGCATGGCATGCAGCAGATATCACCTGGCCATCGCGCTCAACCAGGCCAACCGCCACCTGGGCGCCCTCACCCAACTGGACCTGGCGGTCGCCACCTTCCGTGAGGACCGCATGGGGCTGTGGGAGGGCCTTGCCCACTTCCGTATCGCGCAGGTTCACCTCTCCATGCGGCAACCGGCCGAGGCCGCTTCGTACGCCGAGAAGGCCCTCTCCCGGTTCCGCGGCATCGGCGGCGACTGGCACCGCGGCAGCGTCCTCACCGTGCTCGGCCGCGCCCTCGGCGAACTCGGCCAGCGCGACCGGGCACAGGCGTGCCTGTCCGAGGCGCGCGAACTCCGCGAGTCCGGATCGACACAAGCCCAGCAGGGCTGAGCCCCGCCCCCGTCCCATGCGCCGGCCCCGCGGGATGGCGCTGGTCGCGGCGATGGCGGCATTGCTGGGGGACGGTACGCCGTGAGGGTCGCTCAGCCCGGCGGGATGGACGCCAGCAGCGCACCCGCGCGACCCGCACGGGTCCCAGCCACCGGCGCGCCCTCTCCGGATAACTCCGCGCGCTCACCCTCGGACATCGCCACCCCCTGTCCAGTCCCGCGCACACAGTCTGCGGCACCCCGGGCACCCCCGTCACCGGCCCCTTTCCGACAGCCGGCCGGGCCGATTGACAGCGGATTGACGGCCTCCGACGCACCATCCACAGCATGTCCATGGGCATCCGGTTCGCTGGACGGCATGAGCGACTCGACTCCCCGGAAAGAATCGCACGCACACGGTCTCCGTCTCGTCGTCGGCGCGTTCCCGGACGAGCTGTTCACCCCGCGGCGCCCCGCTCCCCCGCCGCCTCATCTGGTGCCGGTGCTGGCCGAGTTGTCGCGCGGTACGCCCGGCACGGTCGCCTGCCGCAATCTGCGCATGTCCCCACGCACGTACAGCAGGCGGGTGGCGGAACTGCTGGAGTGCCTGGGCGCGCAGAGCAGGTTCCAGGGCGGGGCGCAGGCGGTACGGCGGGGGTGGCTCGTCGGGGCGTGCCTCGCCGGCACGGCGGAGGGAGGGTGAGGGGGCGGCGGCGGATTCGCGGCTCGCCGTCTCTCCCGTGCCGTTTCAGCTACGGGCGGCCCTGCCCCCGCAGCGCGCGCAGCGGCACGGCGGCCAGCGCCCCGGCAGCGGCACCGGGTCGCCGTCCGAGGGCCGGTAGCGCATACGGCTCACGGGGCCGCGGCGGCCGGACCGCGAGACGTGCGCAATGCCGGCGATTACTCGCCAATGTCCAACTCCCTTGCGGCGGCGCCCCGTACGCCACGGCCGCACCGTCCGCGCGCCGGCCCCGGGGGGCGCTGAACGTAAGCTTGACGTGGGCATTAATGAAACGTTGATCGGGCCCTGCCATTCTCTTTTCAGGCCCGCAACAGGGGGAAAAGCCGGGCCGAGCGGTCGGCCGCTTTCTACACCGATGAGGTGAGCGGCCCACACGGTGCCCGTCCGATGACCATCAGGGGAAGTCGTCGGACGGGCACCGTCCTCGTTTCCGGACGCGGTCACGTACGGTCGGGCTCCTCGGGCGGGAAGGGGCGACGCGCATGGAGCGGGACGTACGGTCCGTGGAGGACGTACTGCGGCTGCTGGACGGGATGTTCGAGGCCGGCGCGGACCGGTGGAGCGACCGGGGCGGCGGCTGGTGGGACGCCTTCTACGCGAACCGCGAGCGGGAAGTCCCGTTCTTCGCCGCCAAGCCCGACGAGAACCTCGCCGCGTACCTCGACCGCGGCCTCGTCGCCCCCGGCCGGGCCCTCGACCTCGGCAGCGGCCCCGGGCGCAACGCGGTCTTCCTCGCCGGGCGCGGCTTCGACGTCGAGGCCGTCGACCTCTCCGCCACGGCCGTCGCGTGGGGCGAGGAGCGGGCGCGGGAGGCGGGGGTGGGGGTGCGGTTCCACTGCGGCGACGCCTTCGACCGGGTACGCGCCGAGCCCCACGCCGTGCGTGCCGATGCGGGACCCGTACGCGAAGAGCCCGGTCCCGCACGCGCGGACGCCGATCGCGCCGGGCCGCCGCGCGGCGGCCCGTACGACCTCGTCTACGACTCCGGCTGCTTCCACCACCTGCCCCCGCACCGCCGCGTCAGCTACCTCGCCCTCCTGCGCGCGCACGTCGCCCCCGGCGGGCACTTCGGCCTCGCCTGCTTCGCGGCCGGCGCCGGCGGGATGGGCTCGGAGCTGCCCGACGCCGAGTTGTACGGGGACGGGCGGCTGCACGGCGGGCTGGCGTACACGGCGGAGTCGCTGCGGTGGATCTTCGGGGCGCTGGGGTGGGAGGAGGTCGAGCTGCGGCGGATGCGGGACGAGGGGGCGGAGTCGGCGTACTTCGGCGAGGCGTTCCTGTGGACGGCCCTGTTCCGGCGACCGGCGTGAGGTGCCCGGCGTGAGGCGGGCGGGGCCGTCCGGCCGCCGCCCTCCCGCGCGGCTGCGGCGGGCGCGGCCGGGTTCGCCGGCCCCTCAGTCCTCCTTCGCCACCTTTCGCGCCAGCTCCTCCGCCTCCGCCCCGATCTCCCGCAGGCTTCCGCTCGCCGGCCCCGTGAAGCCCACGAAGTGGAGTCCCCGCGCCCCCTCCGGCGACCGGCGGCCCCCTGCTCGCGGCAGGCCGCGGGGGTCCAGGACGCCGAGGTGGCCGACCAGTTCCTCCAGCCCCCGCCGCCAGCCCGTCGCCGCGATCACCGTGTCCGGTTCCGCGCGGTCGCCGTCCGCCAGGATGACGCCGTCGCCGTCCAGCGCCGCCACCGCCGGGACCGGGAGGACCCGGCGGTCGCGTACCGCCGCGACCAGACCCGTGTCGACGACCGGGACCGCGCCCTCCCGCAGCCGGGTGTAGAGGCCGCTCGCCGGGCGCGGCAGGCCGTACGCGCCGAGGTCCGGGAGTCCGATCCGGCTGACCCTGCCCGCCAGCCGGTCCACCGTCCTGGCCGGCAGCGCGCCGCTCAGCCGCCGGCCCGCCACCGCGCACCAGCCCGCGGCCGGTCTGCGGACGACGTGCGGCAGCGTCCGTACCGCCAGCCGCACCCGCTTCGCGCCGCCGGCCGCCAGCTCCACGGCTATCTCCGCGCCCGTGTTGCCCCCGCCGACGACGAGGACGTCCTTGCCCTCGTACGGGGCGGGGTTGCGGTAGTACGCGGCGTGCAGGAGTTCGCCGCGGTACGTGTCGCGGCCCGGCCAGTCCGGTACGTACGGGGTGTGGCAG
The Streptomyces sp. CNQ-509 DNA segment above includes these coding regions:
- a CDS encoding BTAD domain-containing putative transcriptional regulator, which gives rise to MAHEDETSALRFAVLGPVRAWRGEESLPVGAPQQRAMLAALLLRGGRTATAQELVDGIWGEEPPPRAVSALRTYASRLRRTLGADALVSEAGGYAIRAHGTEVDIATAEELARAAETAAAAGDFAKARELYAGALAQFTGEPLGGVPGPYADWHRDRLEELRLSLLEHRIELDLDAARHAEAVSELTALTAGHPLRERFRELLMLALYRSGRQAEALAVYADTRRLLQDELGVDPRPELAELQQRILQADEDLAAPKTEPLAGDAPFRVVRPAQLPATVSDFTGRVGVVEELGKELANAPDTVMAVSSVSGIGGVGKTTLAVHVAHAARESFPDGQLYADLQGSGPSPAEPAAVLGAFLRALGTPDADIPEPVDERAALYRSVLAGRRILTLLDNARDAAQIRPLLPGTEGCAALITSRTRMTDLAGAHHVDLDVMAPDEALLLFTRIVGAERVDPERDAAMDVVAACGFLPLAIRIAASRLAARRTWTVSVLARKLSDEHRRLDELRVGDLAVKATFELGYGQLEPEQARAFRLLGLADGPDISVTSAAAIVDRTAEDAEELLEDLVDASLVESAAPGRYRYHDLVRLFARDCAEREEPANEREAALSRLLDFYIATAAKAYELSRPGDTLTKHLSPLSLQGLAFESREAAHDWLFSEAACLLATVRQLAEGSTLARTVDLLLAAKDLAESGAYSLQFVRMATTVLEVAQAAADTRSQGRAHLVLTFSHVFSGRFEQANVHATHALLLTRADEDVWVGGEAANLRGFIADLQGKTGQAKEHLESALESYRADDNLEGESSALSNLSRLHLSMGFTASAIDLAEQALTVQRRMGVSFRIANIMYALGIALTEAGRYEDAFAELRKALEIFRENRMSLWDGMTLFRMAQAELAWEHPAESAALAEQALARLQGIGGDWHRAHILTDLGRALDQLGQSDRARACWSEALGLHEKAQSPDADRVRALLATASIS
- a CDS encoding class I SAM-dependent methyltransferase, which translates into the protein MERDVRSVEDVLRLLDGMFEAGADRWSDRGGGWWDAFYANREREVPFFAAKPDENLAAYLDRGLVAPGRALDLGSGPGRNAVFLAGRGFDVEAVDLSATAVAWGEERAREAGVGVRFHCGDAFDRVRAEPHAVRADAGPVREEPGPARADADRAGPPRGGPYDLVYDSGCFHHLPPHRRVSYLALLRAHVAPGGHFGLACFAAGAGGMGSELPDAELYGDGRLHGGLAYTAESLRWIFGALGWEEVELRRMRDEGAESAYFGEAFLWTALFRRPA
- a CDS encoding BTAD domain-containing putative transcriptional regulator; amino-acid sequence: MVYFAVLGPVAAWRGAAPVNVGPPQQRTVLAALLIGSGHHATTHELVDALGGEDPPRDAVGTVRTHVSRLRKALGPDADLITGQAGGYVLRPGAGAVPDVAIAEEAVALADAAAHDGDAGRARSLLREALGLWDGGPLAGLPGTFAETERARLTEWRLSLLERRLALGIESHDYAEAISELTALTAAYPLRERFRELLMLSLSRSGRQAEALAVSTDSRRLSIDELGVEPGPKLAELQQRILRGGEQPVAPAATTTARLSPAQLPARLADFTGRDAFVDELGKQLEQASGMVMAVSSVSGIGGVGKTTLAVHVGHAVRDSFPDGQLYADLQGAGASPAEPAAVLGSFLRSLGTPDAEIPEPLEERAALFRSTLAGRRVLTLLDNARDAAQVRPLLPGTEGCAAVITSRARMTDLASAHHVDLDVMAPDEALLLFTRIVGAHRVTPERNAAMDVVAACGFLPLAIRIAASRLAARRTWTVSVLARKLSDEHRRLDELRVGDLAVKATFELGYGQLEPEQARAFRLLGLADGPDISLSAAAAILDRTEDDAEDLLETLVDTSLLESAAPGRYRYHDLLRLFARACAHREEPEAERDAAQSRLLDHYLAAAARVYELGRPGDTLVKHLSPVVHAGPCFDDRQAAQDWLFSEAECLLAAVRQFAHGDSLPRTVGLLLATKDLAESGLYSPRFVPLATAVIQAAEQRGDIRSQARAHVVLSSAHQFTGRFELSYEHAGHACRLAGACNDIWTAGEAANDRGVTASLLGNLDDARYYLDQALVAYRADGNLNGESYALGNLARVHLDAGATATAIEMAQQTVEIDRQAGALLRMACSRYHLAIALNQANRHLGALTQLDLAVATFREDRMGLWEGLAHFRIAQVHLSMRQPAEAASYAEKALSRFRGIGGDWHRGSVLTVLGRALGELGQRDRAQACLSEARELRESGSTQAQQG
- a CDS encoding NAD(P)/FAD-dependent oxidoreductase, whose protein sequence is MLVVGGGPAGLATAAALRAAGVRAVVLERGARVGDSWRRHYDGLRLHTPRRMSGLPGMPLPRRYGRWVGRDQLAHYLEEYAEAHQLEIVYNVEAARVDRAGPGSASGSGWTVAATGGRVLDGRRVVVATGYCHTPYVPDWPGRDTYRGELLHAAYYRNPAPYEGKDVLVVGGGNTGAEIAVELAAGGAKRVRLAVRTLPHVVRRPAAGWCAVAGRRLSGALPARTVDRLAGRVSRIGLPDLGAYGLPRPASGLYTRLREGAVPVVDTGLVAAVRDRRVLPVPAVAALDGDGVILADGDRAEPDTVIAATGWRRGLEELVGHLGVLDPRGLPRAGGRRSPEGARGLHFVGFTGPASGSLREIGAEAEELARKVAKED
- a CDS encoding CehA/McbA family metallohydrolase encodes the protein MTLAPVSFARAADGADAGAAGAEDSRTVTGHLEPGAPDFVYLPVDVPRGVREIHVAYRYDRPQVPAGTTGNALDIGIFDERGTRDGGRGFRGWSGGFRTEFAISADRAATTPAYLPGPVRAGRWHVVLGPYTIAPQGLGYEVTITLRYGPAGETAPPRFPPERAKGRGRAWYRGDCHLHTVHSDGARTPAETAAAARAAKLDFLTTTEHNTSSGHAAWDGLWGDDLLVLCGEEVTTRNGHYLAVGTDPGVFVDWRYRARDDAYPRYVRQIHAAGGLVVPAHPNCPFVGCQWKFGYEGADAVEVWNGPWTTDDELAVAAWDNALTAGREGGGPMDWLPAVGNSDAHRDGQVVGLPQTVVLADDLSRQALLAGLRAGRSWLAESADVDVEFTASGPRGEHAGIGERLRAAPDGRVTVRLKVTGGPAKAQVRFMTDEGQLYATTLADGAGTVEWQTTPSYAAFVRAEVRHPAADGGASGLPGAMAAMTNPIWLGR